The Arachis duranensis cultivar V14167 chromosome 9, aradu.V14167.gnm2.J7QH, whole genome shotgun sequence genomic sequence TATACGAATAGAAAACATGGTCGAGAcaataaacatatttttatttacattttgttattttatttttattattatttatttatttatttattttacaaccaTGTTTACATATATGCATTGTTGGAGATATTGTTTTTtacgatttttttttcttctttacacAGTATTCACAAAATGTTTATGAGATAAGGTTAAACCGACATGAAGAGCATTGGACaactgaaaaaagaaaatgttgttTACGGGGCTAATTTTTAATATGGTTTATTGCCATTTGAATTGTTTATAAGTTGACTTTTTAATCCAATTCAATATGATTTAAACAATTATGATTGTAGtgtatcaattttattttattgtcacggataaagtattgtttttgttcttaatatttatggtaaattttaaaattattttaaatcgtcttatttaagttcttaatattttaaaattagtttaatattgTCTTACTGTTAGgaatttgttaataaaattgatgGTAAAATAAAGTTaagatgattttaaaatattagagacttaaataggacgaaataaattttaattttatcattcaataatatcaatctTTTAAGatacatagttattcaattatttattaataacatctaagtaaattacatttaatcacattactttcattctaaataaatttgttttcttataattttacttttaaaaatttttactcataataaaatatttgtaaaatgactagaatcacattattttattgtatatatatcattttttttcacaagtttATGTATTAATcattctataaatattttatgataagtaaaaatatttaagagtaaaattataaaaaatacatttatttagaataaagtaatgtgattaagtgtaatatataccgtaaaaaattgatattattaaagaataaaattaaaatttatttttatgtatcgtttttgtctttAACATTTTCGTTTTATTTAAGTTCCTAATGTTTCGTTCAAAgttgtctcaattttgtccccttatcaATTCTGTTAACAAATTTCTAATAGCAGAACAAtattaagtcaattttaaaacattaaaaacttaaataggacgatttaaataTTATGGACAACTTTAGAACTAATCTCAAATGTTTGGAATAAAAacgatattttaatattttatttttaaatcaaattcaattttcatactttaaagtttaaattgtATCTCGTTGTCCCATTAAATAAATAACCAACATTGCATTCATttatagatataaaatattaaaatataaaattatatttgataaataaaatataaataaaaatataaaaatattaataaatgatataatttattttttattttttatattaattttttataattttatttttattattatattttttattttttaaataaaaaaataaattaatttttaaaatttattttaatttattattaaataaaatataaaatattaaatttggtgtcttttATCTTATtctgtatttttaaaaataaatacaaccTAATAGATACATAATAACAATAGATAAGAATATTGATAAAGATGAAAAGATTAAttctattataatataaattattgatcttattaaaaataataaagtaaataaaaaactaatcatACATAACAATGGAATCataagtaataattaataataaataaaagaagactgaaagtactaataaaattatagaatattttttgtttgatattgtaaaatttattattataattcttatttattgtttattattctaatttgttataatatgtattattgttcttattaaaaatgataaattaaataaaaaattaattataaataataataaaagcataattagtaaaaaagtataaaaattaaaaaacaatattataatttaatattatatttttttagtaattaattaattatctatctaaaagtgattttaactaatattatctaaacaatttcattttatcaaaatcaattttagtataaaattgccaaacataaattaTGTTGGGACAAACTCACTTTtatccaaaatcaattttacaaaatcacttttattcaAACTCCAGTTTGGCCAACtctaatccaaacacacacttatacgtataaaattattaactaaactaaattaaattaaataagagagTCTTTAAAACAGTACATAAAATGTTAATCAAATAACAAATCTAGCTAGGTAagaattaattttctttccgTCTTTATCAATATTCTTATCTATTTATTAGGCTGTGtttatttttaagaatataGATAAGACgaagatataaaatttaatatttttataaaaatttaatttatttttattttttatttaaaaaatttgagaaaaaaatataattgtaaaaatataattattaaaaattaataaaaaataaaaaaatataaaataagttgtattttttgttaatatctCTGTATTTTTTCTGTCAGAATGGacataaaatatactaattcagtATTTCTCGATACAATATTTCTGTCTATGTTTTATCTGTCAAACACAATTTTGTGTCTGCGTGTCCCTATCTCAGTGTCTTTTCTGTAAACAAACACAACCTTACGTACTACTACTTAAAGGTGTTCAAAATCGATCCAATACGAACAAAATCGATTAATCGAactaaaaaaaccaaaataaaaaaagacaacCAAAATAACTGAAAATAAAGTGTTTTGCAATTTTTCCTGTGGTTCAATTCGACTTTCAATTCTAGAAGAAAAAACCCTAAGACCTAACCCTAATGACCTCTGCCTCTTCAGTACTCACTCCTCTTCAGCTTCGGAAAAAGTTGTTTCGCTCTCTCATAGTCACAATCTCTTGTCATCCTTCTTCTGCTTTGTGCCTCCGTAATTGCTGCCGCCTGATAGCAACAACCCTGACTCGCGTTCCGCGACCCTGTCCTCTTCCTCTCCCTCTTTTGTAGCGCCTCTCTCTCTGTCGGCCTCCCCGGCACGGCTCTACGCAGCATGCCGTTGTCCTCCCTCAGCAGCATGCTATCGTCCTCCACAACTCCATGCAAGCCACATTAACACGCCGTCATTTTTGTACCGCCTCTCTTATCATCGTCTTTCTTGTATTCTGCTATTTTGTCTGTATCAGCAACTCACCAAGAATGGAGCTCGAATCAGGTCGATTCTTCTACTTTTGATTTAGCCTTTTgctcttttttgtttcttgatTTTTTCCGTTCTTCTATTGATTTTTTACTTCTTAATTTATTGttctgttttcttttaatttttgctgGTTGCTGCtactattatttgtttttgtttttgaatttattaattgttattgattttaattcattaattgttaattgttattattgttgctaCTGCtaattgttattgttaattgttTATTCTTGAATTTGATAATAAATAGTCGCTGTTATTGTAAAAATTTTTATGGGaggaataattttaaatatgtttttggAACCTTCGATTATGGTACAAAGAGTACAATACACAAGTCTACTTACATATTGGTCTGATGGCTGCTGCTATTTGTTGTTTTTAACTTGTTATTTATTTCGTGATTTATTGTTATTCTATTTTTGGTTTTGATTCACTATTATGTTGATATTTAATGTTGTATCTGCGATATTTTTGCagtttaattataatataaatgatCACATTGGTAAAATTGAAAGTGAAACTAGTGGACATGTAATGTTCCTCCAAGGTGAGTAATAGCTCAGTGAATGTAGTTTATGTGGTTGTTACAGCGGGAGTACGTACTCCTCATCCAGCGCCCTATGAGTTCGTTCACGCTCTACTAGGGTTTCACTGCGCCGCCTCCATGGTTACaccttttttttgtcttttcttcgtcaaaatcttttctatcttcctttactttcttctcttaatttattttccacTTAGTTCTCTAATTTTCGTTTTCTCTCCCAAttcattcttcttttaattcatttcGTTTTCTAATTCACTCATTCCATATATCTTATTTCTCTCTGAAATCATTAAATACCAATTCTGTTTTTCTATATACCATGAGCAACAAATCAAAGACACAGAACTCTCGTATAATTGATAGTGATCAGGAGGATGACTTGATCGTTTTAGCTTATGAAGATGTTTTCGAAGGAATTCAAGCCTGGAGCCTGTTTGGAAGAATTTTCTCAGATCGGATCTTTTCCGTAGGTACCATGGAAGGAGCTCTGTATGCAATATGGAATAAACCAGAAGGATTCAGAGTAGTCGAAAAATCCAGGAACcagtttcaatttttctttgagaatGACTCTGATGTGACTCGAATTGAGCGAGGTTCACCTTGGTTATTCAAGAGTTTTGTTATTCATGTTCGCAGATGGAAGCAATCAATAAACATGGAGGATAATCacatctcttcttttcttgtatGGGCACAATTTTGGGGATTGCCTGAACAATACAAAACACTTGAGATTGGACGAAAATTGGGTGGGAGACTTGGTCAAATTGAAGATGTTGCTCTATTTGAAGTTAGAGGCAACGATACACGTATAGTGAAGGCTAAAGTGGAACTGAACGGTGATAAAAGAATGAGGGATACACTGAAACTGCTTGATCCTAATCAGAAAATGCTGGAAATTGGAATATGCTATGAACGTATAGGTGTGTTCTGTACTTATTGTGCAAAATTGGGGAATGAATCTAAGAACTACCAATGTTTTATTGATGATTCTGCCCAAAACAATATCAAGGAAGATAAAGTTGGTGAATGGCTTAAGGCAGATCAAGTCGGTAGGCGTTTAACTGAAAAGAGAGCTTCCTTCAATCCTAACCAACCTCGGGATGGTTCTATTCCAGCTCAATCGAAGAAAAAATCTCCACCTGCTTGGCTTTTTGATAGTTTCTAAAAAATGAGTGTGCAAGATGATcagaaaaaatagaataatgaaaaaattggGGTTCTAGAGAAGAAAATGAGGGTGAATCAGAAAATACAGGTACGACTACTagtactaattcttcttctaatgCTCTATTGGAGATATCCTATACCATGAATAATGTCCAACACAATAACAACGTCATATCCAAGCTTAAAAAGGAGAACAGAAAGCCAAACCTGAAACAACTTGCCAGAAAGTTTGTGATAGGTTTCAAATGGAGGAGTGGAGGTAATGGTACTgaagaaatttcaaaaaaaaaaatttgtctcaATGATATTGTCTCTGATGCTATGACGGTGGAGGGTGCCAACCTTCAAGTAGCACCCAAAGAAATATGAAATTGCTCTCGTGGAATTATCGGGGTTTGGGGAGACCCCTGACAATCCACAATCTTAAAGGGATTTGCAAATCCTACTCCCCCGAGGTTGGTTTTATCtgtgaaacaaaaaattaatctcGACAAGTTGAAGGAAAATTAAGATCTTGTGGTTTCAAGGAATGGTTTATTGTGGATCCGGATGGATTATCAGGGGGTTTGGCAATGGCATGGAGGGATGGTTGCACTGTTCAGATTTTGCAGCATGGTAGATTCTTTATTGCGGCATCAGTTCTGACAGCTGGATCTAATGATCCCTATGGTGTTCTAGGTGTTTATCTCAGTTCAAATGATCAACATAGAATGGCTCAGTTTGCTGAATTAACTTCAGTCACGCAACAGTTTGATGGTAAGGTTGTGTTAATGGGTGATTTTAATGCCATTTCTAGTCAATTGGAGAAAGCAAGTGGGGGTGCTAAATATCCTTCTTCTATCGAAACCTTTAACAGTTTTATTGATGATAATTCTCTGATTGATATTGGTATGGTTGGAAGACCATTCACTTGGTCGAATGGACGGAGGGGTGATGAGTTGATACAGGAAAGACTGGACCGATTCCTGGTAGGAGTTGATTGGCAGCAACTCTATCCCAATGCAACGGTTCTTAGACTGTCAGAATCAGGCTCGGATCACTCCCTTCTTCTCTTAGACTCTAACCCGAGAACTGAGAGATCTAAACGCCGATTCAAATTCCAAGAAAGATGGTGTTCCAATGATGAAATAAGGCAGATTGTTAGAGAGGTTTGGCATGAACAGATTGATGGTTCAACCATGTATATCCTAGCTCAAAAACTAAAGCGTTGTCGACATAAGATTGTCAGACGGCAGCAAGAATACAGATCTAATTCGAAGGTGGAGATTGATTTACTACAGTCTGAATTATAGAAACTTCGTTTAGCAGGAATTCATGAAGGTGACATCATTTTAGAAATAGAGGACAAACTTGAAAAAGCATTGCAAAATGAGGAATCTTATTGGAAAGATAAGTCTAGAGTCAAATGGCTCAAATCTGGCGATCAGAATACAACTttcttccatcagaaatttagaaATCGAACCCGAAGGAATAGAATTTGGCAACTAACTGGCAGTGACGGTGAAGTGGCTGCTTCAAATGCTGGTATTGCTTCTGTGGCTGAATCTTATTTCAAGGACATCTTTTCCTCCACTTGTCATGAGAACCCTGAACCTCTGTTTACTGATTTTGAACCTAAGGTTACAGCTCACATGAACCGTAGGCTTCAAAGACCAGTGACTGTGGAGGAAGTGAAACGTGCGACATTTAGCATTCATCCTCAAAGTGCTCCAGGAGATGATGGTATGACAGCAAACTTTTTTCAAAGCTTTTGGAACATACTTAGTGGTGATGTGTTTCGAGCAGTTAAGAGCTTCTTTTCAGGGGGCAGAATTTTGAAGGGTTTTAATCACACTCAGATCTGTCTTATTCCCAAGATTTCTGATGTTAAAGATATGACTCAGGTAAGACCAATAAGCCTATCTTCAGTCTTTTACAAGATTATCTCCAAAGTATTTGTACATAGACTTCAGGGTATGATGAATAGACTAATTAGCCCTACGCAGAGTGCTTTTATTAAAGGCAGATTAATCTCTGGTAATATCCTAATTGCTCACGAGTGTATGCATTacttgaagaacaaaaaaagggGACTCGAAAATGAAATGGCGCTAAAATTAGATATGAGTAAGGCATATGATAGGGTGGAATGACACTTTCTTTGGTTTATATTGGAGAAGTTTGGTTTTGACTCCCGGTGGATCATGTGGATTCGAGAATTAGTGACAACTGTTTCTTATTCTGTTATTGTGGCGACTTGTAACACAGCCTACTTCCTTATTATCCAAAATCCTAAGAGGTAAATACTTTAGCAATGGTAATGCTATAACGGCAGAAATTGGAGTCTTACCTTCTTGGGGATGGAGGAGTATACTGGAAGGCCGAAAGATTGTTGAAAAAGGTCTTAATTGGGCTGTGGGTACTGAAGAGAATATCCAAACTTTTGAGGATCCTTGGCTGCCTCCTCCGTATCCTTTAAAGATTTATAACATGCCAAATAGACAAGCTATCTCTGAGTTGGTTCCAAGAGTTAAAGATCTAATTACTGAAGATAGGAATTGGAATCAGAATCTTATTCAAGAATTATTTCCCCAAGACGTTGCAAACAGGATTTTGTCAGTTAAAATTCAGCAGAGTAGGGACAAATTGCAATGGGATTTGAACAAATCCAAACAATATGATACAGCTTCAGGTTACAGAATTGGCTATTTATTTTACCATCCGTCTCTGGAGCTTTGCCCTAATTATATGCAACAGAAAAAGCCGTGGATTGATCTATGAAAGTTGAACTTGCCTCACAAAATTAAGCTATTTATCTGGAAAGCTCTCCATGGCCGGCTCCCGGTGCTTGCTCAGATTACTCACCGCATCCCATCTATATCACCAATATGCCCCTGCTGTCATGAAGCCACCGAAATAGTCACTCATTGTTTGATCGATTGCTCTAGAATTAAAGATGTATGGTCTCAGAGTTATCTTCGTGACTGTCTTCCCCCTCAGAGTCCTAACGACTTTTGGACATGGTGGATTGCATCAACAGAGATGCTTAACCTGTTGAAGAATGATGACCGTAATCCTCAATTGCTTGCCATCATTTGCTGGAACTGCTGGAAAGCTCGCAATCAGTTGATTTTTGAAGGTTCTACTTCAATGTCGTCTGCTATTCTAGCAAGCTCTGTCAAGTTGCTCCGTGAAATCCAAAAAACTCCCAGTTTAGGTCGTCATCTCCATGAGGCAAGctcttagttgcattcaatttgatttatcattctttcttctttaagatttttttcgtttttcgaCCTTGTATCGTTGGATGAATACCTTCAGTGTAGTATTTTTGGGAAATCCCCATCTTTCATTATGCTGTCCTGCTTTTGGACATCTTTGTAtttcatttttcaataattaatgaaatataacctactatctttggaaaaaaaaaatgtaatgtTCCTCCAAACAAATTTGTAAGTATAAGATAATCAATAAATTCAttgattgaattattttttcattaatttattttttttataaatattatttattataattgttctttatttttatatgttttatagAAGTTGCACCCACTTCTAATCTTAAAGTATAACtaggttttttttaatattatatcattATGATGAGATATGTCCTCATATTTTTTTACTggtgttatattattattattgttgtcgtCTTTTGATTTCAGGTTGATTTACTTAAAGGTATTTAACTATTTTGCTAGAGAGAAATAATGAACACTAAAATGTGGCTatcttttgttaaaattttatttttattttttatgtattgacTAATTGAACTTTTAATAacttttattgtcattataatttcttttgttgttgaattttatTGTGTCAAGACTTTAAttagttattgatttattatattgtatgattttaatattataactttatgaaataatatgataaatttttatttgaattaattgaaaaaattaaaccaattaaaccaaattaaactgattttaattagtttaatttagtttgaATAATTTCGACAAATCGAACCACAATTTTAATAAATGATCATATAACTTTTTTCTATATAACTAAACTAAATTACACTGCAAACACCTCTACTGTCATGTATTCTTTTTCTTACAAGTTTATCATATAATGTAAAAGTTAACTAATATATAtcttaaaaatacaaattaaaattactaataataaaaaattttaaataatttattctaataaatatataataaatacattggaaatttaaattttgtattgttttaaaatattttccatCAGTAATCTTATCTAAATCCTAACTCATAATTTAAAGTTTATTAGTTTTCAGTGGTTAATGTAGCACCATTTATGATTTAGGGAATCAGGGTTAATTAATTACTGCTACGCGGAATTGAAGAACTCAAGAAAGTGATGAAATCTTGAAAGATACAAAAGCATCGTGGCCCTAAGTTGCAAAATAGTAATCGTTGATGTATTATTGtattagatttaaaatttaatatttagaattaaaaatataaaagatattaataaatCTAtatgttttataaatttttaataaaaatatttgtttttttgttttgatttttttatctattaagtacaagataaattaaatattaatgtaatttgtttaatattttagtttatatcAACTTTTAATTTTCTGTGTCAATATTCAATAGATCAAGaccaacttttaaaaaaaaaatatttttatcaaaacaagaatttaaattaaaacaaaaacatagtacttagaaattttaatttattcttttaattatctaatatttaaatgaataaaacttgagtatatatattattttcaaaatataaaaaaattaaaactttccTTATTTAGAGcaattaaaatagtaattaaaaaaaagctaacaCTTTCCATTCATTTTCAAATccaaaacttaattaaaaagcCAATTTAAAATCCGACCTTTCACATTTGATGACGCGTATAGAGCACAGTAGACAAACATTACCCCCAAAATCTAGGGCACACGCGACAGAGAAAGTAACAGCAAACAATttaacattttctttcttttcaattttttaatttttattttatgaagcaattaatattttgattgggtcaaaaaattaaaagtaaaataataatataaattttaaattttgaaaactctGATATTTTGGGGCTTTGAAAGCAAGGAAATAAGGGGTGGGGCCCAGCAacaattttttcttcttgtgctTTCTTATTCCTTCTTCATAATCTCATTTACATTTTACACAGTGTcagttttttccttcttcttcttgttgttattattctttttattttcttctttcttttctgtgTTCATTCATTGAACCTCTTTCAACAATTCTTCTATTCTTCGGATATCGCCTTTCTGATGCTTACCCATTTTAGTTTCCTCGGAAAAGTTTCGAACTTTTTATAGTTGGGTTGGTTTTGTGCAACTCTTCTTACACCGAATTCTTTGCTTATTTGAGAAAACAGTGgacttttttttccctttcttgAAGAGGGTTTTTACCCGTTTTGCTTGGGAGCTGAGATTGATTTGGGGTCACATCCATGTATTTGTTCTTGGTTTTGCTTTGACGGTAAGGTCTAcatttcttgtcaatttttcttctttttgtaaaTTTCAAGTTATGGTTCATTGTTTTAAACCTTTATTGGAGCTGAACATGGCACTTTTCTGGATGAATCTTGGTCTAAGATGGAAAGATGTTGAAggtcttatttgattttctaccTGAAAAACTGAAGACTTGATTGAGTGCTTCATCTGATTTTTGTGGAT encodes the following:
- the LOC107467739 gene encoding uncharacterized protein LOC107467739, with the protein product MSNKSKTQNSRIIDSDQEDDLIVLAYEDVFEGIQAWSLFGRIFSDRIFSVGTMEGALYAIWNKPEGFRVVEKSRNQFQFFFENDSDVTRIERGSPWLFKSFVIHVRRWKQSINMEDNHISSFLVWAQFWGLPEQYKTLEIGRKLGGRLGQIEDVALFEVRGNDTRIVKAKVELNGDKRMRDTLKLLDPNQKMLEIGICYERIGVFCTYCAKLGNESKNYQCFIDDSAQNNIKEDKVGEWLKADQVGRRLTEKRASFNPNQPRDGSIPAQSKKKSPPAWLFDSF